The genome window GTGCTCTTCCCCAACCGCCTTGCGCGGACAAAATCGGCGGCAACCTCCATGCAAACACGCGCCTTTTGGGTGGGCATGGTCAACTTTGCATTCTTTGGCACGCTTGCCATTATTTTGCTGACTTTGCTGGACGGCAACCGCGTCCCGGATCTGCTGCGCGTTGTCTTGTTCCTCCCGACGATGGCGGTTTTGGCTTTGCTTGGCATCCTGCTCAGCGTTGGCCTGGCTGGGGTGGCTCAGGTCATCGGGGAACGAATTTTCACAGGACAGGACACATGGAGGCAGACGGCCCTTGGAGCGCTCATCCTGGGCACTGCCTGCGCGCTCCCGTTCCTTGGATGGTTTTTGCTGCTGCCTTATGTCGGCTTCGTTGGAATTGGCGCGACCATTCTGGGATTCTTTCAGAAAAGTTAAACCCCCAATCACCGAATATTCATCCAAGACGCGCTCACCCGCGTCTTTTTATTTAAACCTTCGTGCTTTTTCATGTCCTTCATGGATTAAGTTGCAACTTTTCCGCCTTTCCTCCTGTATCCCTTACATCAACCAAATACGAAAGGACTTCACCCATGGCTGACATCTCCGCCTTCTTCTTCATCCTGTTGATCATCGGCACCGCCTTCCCTGCCATGCTGACTGCATGGTGGCTGTTGTTCCCGGCTTTGATTTTGCGCGCGCAAACGCGTGTGGAAAGAACTCCCTGGGGCACCTTCTGGTTGGGACTGATCGTTGTGATCGCCCTGACCATCCCCATCATCATCCTGCTCGCGCTTCCCTTCGGACCCGCCAAATTCATCGGTTGGATCCTGCTCGGCGCAGCGCTTGCCATTTCCTCCATCGGCTCGGCTGGGATCGCCGCCCACCTCGCCGCGCGACTCTCCAAACACAGCAATGTCACCCCGTTGAGCGGATTCATCCGCAGTGCCGTCATCCTCGAACTTGCCGCCTTCTTTCCCATCCTTGGCTGGCTCTTCGTCTGGATCCCCGCCCTGATCATCGCCTTCGGCGCCACGGGCTTCGCTCTGCTTAACTGGAATCCAAGAGAGCAAACAGGCCCATCCTCTGTGGCTGTCCCAACCCCCATCACCCCTGCGCACTGACCCAGCCACCATTCTCATTAACCAACATGACCCTCTCCCGACGCGACTTCCTCAAGCTTGGCGCCCTTGTCTCCGCCAGCGCGGCACTGACTTCCTGCGCCCCGGTCTACCGCAAACTCGCAGGCGGCCTGCCCGTTATCCCGTGGACTGCGCTCGACGCCGGCGACTTCCTTGCGTTGAACCGCCTCACCTTCGGTCCGCGTGTGGAGGAACGTGCCCGTTTTATCGAGATCGGTTTGCAGGCCTGGATCGAGGAACAGCTCGATTTTGAAACGATCAACGATTTCGATTGCGGGCTGCTGCTCAACCCGTTCAAGACCCTCAAGATGGAGGCCAACGAACTCGAAGGCATCAGCAACCGGCTCTTCGATGGCTATGACCGCGACTCTGTACCGGATGAACTTCGCCGGGCTGCGCTCATCCGCCAGTTGTACAGCAAACGTCAGCTCTACGAGATCATGGTCGAGTTTTGGAGCGACCATTTCAACATCTTCATCGAAAAGGGGAACAACTTTTATCTCAAAACGGTGGATGACCGCGAAGTGATCCGCAAACACGCGCTCGGCAACTTCCGCGACCTGGTTTGGGCGTCCGCGCATTCGCCTGCCATGCTGGTCTATCTCGATAATCAAGCCAACGAGAAAAGCCATCCCAACGAAAATTATGCGCGTGAGCTCATGGAGCTGCATACCCTCGGCGTGGACGGGGGCTACACCCAACAGGATGTCATGGAACTCGCCCGCTGTCTCACCGGTTGGAATGTGAAGGACCATTTCTGGCTCGGCGATTTTGTCTTCAAGGAGGACCTGCATGACACGGGCGTGAAACATGTTCTGGGCCATTTGATCCAGCCGTCGGGGCAGGCAGAAGCGGAGCAGGTCATCGAACTGCTTGTCGCCCATCCCGCTACGGCGCGATTCATTTCCACCAAACTTGCGCGCCGTTTCATCGCCGATGACCCCCCTCAAGATGTGATCGAAAAAGCCGCCCAAACTTTCCTCGATACAAAAGGCGACATCCAATCCGTCCTGCGCGTCATCCTTTTTGAAGGCCTGCCGCTTGCGCAGCCAAAATATAAACGCCCCGCAAATTTCGTGCTCTCGTCGCTGCGCATGCTCAACGGCGAGACCGATGCCATCGCGGTCAATGAACATCTGCTGCGCATGGGGCAACTATATTTCAACTGGCCCACGCCAGACGGTTATCCCGATTTCAGCGAAGCCTGGCAGGGCAGCCTCATGCCGCGCTGGCAATTCGCGTTTGAATTTATTCGCAACGAAATGCCAGGCACCAAACACGATCTCCATTCCTTATTGGAGGTCTCATCCACCGGCATTTTACAGGACGATGTGGATGCGCTGGCGTGTTTATTATTGGGTGCGCCTTTGGAGCGCCTCCTCCGCGACGGGTTGATTGATTCCGTCCGAGGAGCGGGCGCCACCGAGGAAGAGACGTTGCAGATCACCGCCGCGAGTTTGCTCGCTTCGCCGGCATTTCAATGGAGATGAACATGTCATTGCGAGGGGAAGCCCGAGGCAAGCCACAAATTAAATCAGGGATTACTTCGCCGCTTTGCGGCCCGCAATGACGTGTAATTTTAGGAGATGACGATGTTACAAACTTTACCGATGTTTCAACAAAAAAAGACCTGGATGCCGCGCCTCGCATTCGCGCCGCAAAATACCGCGCCGCGCGGCGATACGCTGGTCGTCGTCTTCCTGCGCGGCGCAGCGGATGTGCTGAACATGGTCATCCCTCACGGCGAAGAAGCGTATTATCAGCTGCGCCCCACGCTTGGCATTCCGCGCCCCGATGACTCGAACGCCAAAAGGGAGGAACGTGTGGTGGACCTCGATGGATTCTTCGGCCTTCATCCGAACATGCAGCCCTTGCTCGAAGCATGGCAAAGCGAACAGCTTGCCATGCTTCATGCCTGCGGCGCACCTGACGAATCGCGCAGTCACTTCAAGGCGATGGAATTGATGGAGCGCGGTGTGGACGATGAACGCGGCCCGGCCTCCGGGTGGATCGGACGTCATCTGGCCACATTGAACACGGGCAATTCCTCCCCATTGCGCGCCGTGGGAATGGGCACACGCCCGCAAAGAAGTTTGAGCGGTTCTGTCCCAGTCTCCGCCCTGCGTTCGATTGCAGACTTTCACCTCGGCGGTGACCAGCGTGCCTTGCAGCAAATGCGCGCCGCGTTGAACACGGTC of Anaerolineales bacterium contains these proteins:
- a CDS encoding DUF1501 domain-containing protein; the protein is MLQTLPMFQQKKTWMPRLAFAPQNTAPRGDTLVVVFLRGAADVLNMVIPHGEEAYYQLRPTLGIPRPDDSNAKREERVVDLDGFFGLHPNMQPLLEAWQSEQLAMLHACGAPDESRSHFKAMELMERGVDDERGPASGWIGRHLATLNTGNSSPLRAVGMGTRPQRSLSGSVPVSALRSIADFHLGGDQRALQQMRAALNTVYQQDAMGQDTLSIMDTLETLDPLKYTASGNAMYPDSEFGMALKQTAMLIKAEVGLEVSAIDLGGWDTHFAQGSASGLMPNLMRDLAGGLAAFHADMFDHMDHLTMVTMSEFGRRASENGSFGTDHGHGSMMMVLGGNVDGGKVHGQWPGLAEGQLIGPGDLAVTTDYRDVLSEILTKRLNNPSTDEIFPQHQPVMPNLIAG
- a CDS encoding DUF1800 family protein, with the protein product MTLSRRDFLKLGALVSASAALTSCAPVYRKLAGGLPVIPWTALDAGDFLALNRLTFGPRVEERARFIEIGLQAWIEEQLDFETINDFDCGLLLNPFKTLKMEANELEGISNRLFDGYDRDSVPDELRRAALIRQLYSKRQLYEIMVEFWSDHFNIFIEKGNNFYLKTVDDREVIRKHALGNFRDLVWASAHSPAMLVYLDNQANEKSHPNENYARELMELHTLGVDGGYTQQDVMELARCLTGWNVKDHFWLGDFVFKEDLHDTGVKHVLGHLIQPSGQAEAEQVIELLVAHPATARFISTKLARRFIADDPPQDVIEKAAQTFLDTKGDIQSVLRVILFEGLPLAQPKYKRPANFVLSSLRMLNGETDAIAVNEHLLRMGQLYFNWPTPDGYPDFSEAWQGSLMPRWQFAFEFIRNEMPGTKHDLHSLLEVSSTGILQDDVDALACLLLGAPLERLLRDGLIDSVRGAGATEEETLQITAASLLASPAFQWR